ctCCTATAAACAAGGTACTGGAACAATCAGAGGGCAATAATGCTAGAAACATCCAGAATTCTCTGAAAAACAGCATAACAGCAAATTAAACAGTTTATTACGTAATGTACATGAATTGAGGTCTTACCTGTTAATGTGAATCACTGGTAAGTTCTGCAGGTTCTGTTCATCTGGAGAAAGAGGAGCACTTTTACACTGTCAGCTACAAATAAATAGCAATTTCAAACAACTGTTAGCTGGTAATGGTGTTCCATAGAGCTGATTTGAGGCGTGTTCAAATTCCAGATATGAATGGCTTTTCATGGCAATGTCCTTTGGAATGTTTACCTATCGTGTGAGCTATTAAAGATTATAAAAAAAATTAATGGTTACCTAGTAAATGGTTTTCCATGGAACTAGTATCCTGTTGAATAAAGTTCAAATGCCATATTCATGATAATGTTATTGGGAATAGTGTTGCATCCAGAGTTGGGTTCAACTAAAATAGAAAGTCTTGACATCAAATAAAATCaagtcaaatttgattggtcacatgcacatatttagcagatgttattgcgggtgtagtgaaatgcttgtggtCCTAGCTCCACCAGTACAGTAATAAAATAACAattcacaataatacacacaaatctaaaagtaaaagaatggattCAAGAAATAtctaaatattaggacgagcaatgtcagcgTGGcaatgactaaaatacagtatatacatatgaaatgagtgaagcagtatgtaaacattattaaagtgaccagtgattccatgtctatgtacatagggcagcagcctctaaggtgcagggttgagtaaccgggtggtggCCTTGGGATGTGGTGGCCCTGTTCCCTGATTTAAGAGGTGAcgaccactccactccactaccattgtcaactctctcctgacatgaactgaagccacgTCTCATGTGCCCGCTGATCCACTGACAAATTGAATGTTTCCTCTCCAAGTACTGTGAGTACCCCTATCAGTTTTCTCTCATtcctgtatgtagagtcaatcacaaacacaatcacatgatgacacatcaatgattttactccttgcttggactaactcattcttagctcttttgtctaactgttttgtgtgttgtgttattgttttttgtcttcccagtcaaaCCCTGTCCTGCACTGgccaagcctctgaacacctcaactcacgcctcataccctcattcaatcactgctgtgatcccttccCAACACTATGTAAGTAACTCATAATATTGTaatttaaatgtctttattaaacTCTTTAGGTTAAAATAATTAGTCTTTGATGATTTTTGAAACACACTTTGTCGTCTCCGTGCGTTCCGTGCCTATACCCtgggtctcccatcctcctcaattTTTCAAGTCCCCAGCCTCCACTGGCCCAGTAAtatggtcaagtgccacaaaaAGGAAAATTACAGTTGGCCCAGAACAAAGCAGCTGGTCCTTAAAGCtcacattaataatatgcatgtcaatctctcttggcgcaaagaagaggagagattgacttcatcactacttgtatttgtgagaagtattgacatgttgaaagcactaagctgtctgtttaaatgactagcacacagctcagacacccatgcataccccacaagatatgccaccagaggtctcttcacagtccccaagtccagaacagactacccgaaacacacagtactatatagagccatgactacatgcaactctattccacatcaagtaactcatacAAGCAGTCAAATCAGCTAAAAAACAGTTAAaactacaccttatggaacagtgcgggctgtgaagagacacacacacaggcacagacacacgcataagcacacacactctaccacataaggattttgtattgtagatatgttgcagtagagtagtgtgtaacaatgtgttgtgaaatgtaatgttttattgTATGTAATTGCCTTAATGTCGCTGGACActtggaagagtagctgctgccttggcataatgaaataataaatacaaatacaaggcATTGGTCAACCTCCATCGGATTTAGCATCCCCACGCCGGACGCACATTGAACACATGGGACATGCCAGAGGAGAAGATCCTACTCTTCGCAACTGACAACGGGGCGAACATGGTCAAGGCTATTACAGTATAGACAAGAGAATACCTGTGATCAACAACAACCAGAACTGGCCTTCGCTTTGAACGGTGCGGCAGAAATGTCTGAATCTGAGTCGGACACCAACGATTATTCTTATAAGGCTAGGCACCACAGCCTCATTTTTCTCCCCTTTACCAGTTGGATGTAgacacaaatatcatactttaTTGTATTGCAATGTTTctgaaatatatttaaaaaaaatatgcaaataaaGTAATATCTCGTTAAATATGTGCATATTGTCATTTCGCGCAAAACCATTTTTCTTGACACTGGATGAAGTCAAGtctatattttggtttcattttgTTAAGACACTCCAGGACCGGACTTGTCCAGAGAAGATTGTGGAGAAATCCTTTTTTTCATCTTTCTATCTGTTAAATACTAAAGACTTGCACGTGAATAGCATTTTTGGTGCATTTCcccgcccccccaaaaaaatgatcTACAATaccctccaggatacctacagcaCTCGATGgcacaagaaggccaaaaagttaatcaaggacatcaaccacccaagccacagcctgttcaccccgctatcatccagaagacgaggtcaatacaggtgcatcaaagcagggaccgagaggctgaaaaacagcttctatctcaaggccatcagactgttaaatagccttcactagccggctaccacccggttactcaaccctgcaccttagaggctgctgccctatgtacatagacatggaatcactggtcacttcaataatgtttacatactgttttactaatttcatatgtatatactgtattttagtcaatgccactcatCCTAATATTTAGATATTTCTTGAATCCatttttttacttttagatttgtgtgtattattgtgaatTGTTATTTTATTACTGTACTGGTGGAGGTAGGaccacaagcatttcactacacctgcaatttGAACTTTATTCAACAGGATACTAGTTCCATGGAAAACCATTTACTAGGTAACCATTAATTTTTTTTATAATCTTTAATAGCTCACACGATAGGTAAACATTCCAAAGGACATTGCCATGAAAAGCCATTCATATCTGGAATTTGAACACGCCTGAAATCAGCTCTATGGAACACCATTACCAGCTAACAGTTGTTTGAAATGGCTATTTATTTGTAGCTGACAGTGTAAAAGTGCTCCTCTTTCTCCAGATGAACAGAACCTGCAGAACTTACCAGTGATTCACATTAACAGGTAAGACCTCAATTCATGTACATTACATAATAAACTGTTTAATTTGCCGTTATGCTGTTTTTCAGAGAATTCTGGATGTTTCTAGCATTATTGCCCTCTGATTGTTACAGTACCTTGTTTATAGGagaccatcatcaccaccatggCAATGTTGACCATATCTCTGCTGCTCTGTGCTGCCGTTGCTATGAATGGAGCAACAGGTAGGACAAGAATATACACTTTAGTTCACACTTTACAGCATTTTTTACAAAACACTAATTTCCTGTCGATCCCTGGAACTCCAGCTAGTTTAAGTTTTTGTTGTCCAGGTGCTGAGGCCCTACcttcacattttttttgtgtacCAGTTCTTGTTTCAGAACCTTTGCTGGAGAAAAACACTGAGAAAAGTGTGTGCCTAGTTAGTTGCACTTGTATTGAATTTGGCCAGTACGATAGTAActttttcacactactgagtcGAGTCGAACTgcactgggctggcctggttacgaATCCACCGTAGTTGCTGGGAAAGGcaatgtgaaaataaaatatcTGAGCCAGCACATGACAGTTCGGGTCGGCAAAGGGTATAGAACAGTCCCATGAACTTTGCAAAGGCAGCGTTGATTTCATGTGTTTTCTTGTCTTTAACTGCATTCTCTATAGAGTCCCTTGAAAAGACAAATTACTTTGAGCAGGCTTTGCATCTGGGTAATTGTAGTTTTTAATCTCTGTCCATGAAACTTATGTCAGTAGATTAATCCGCAGTACTACTAGGTAGACACCTCTCACAGGTTGATGATTCTACTAATCAGAATAACAGTTGTGTGCAGGGGCGGTTGTTTGTGAACAACATTGCTATGACTTGTCCATTTGAattcctgcctgtctgtccttCCAGGAGCTAAGGGGGAAGATGAGAGagtagtggcagcagagaacaggaaCCAATGCCCCACAGGCTGGTTCCAATTTGGATCGCGCTGCTTCATGTTCGTCGAGACTGCAAGGTCATGGCCCCTAGCAGAGGTATTATGGTTACTCTCTACTGTGAATTAAAGGGAAAGTTCGTTCGAAATCAACTCGCTTATTTGGTTTGAGGTTACCCTTAGAGTTGATTTGGCCTAATATTTGTATAAGCACCACATGTGTCATGTAAAATACCGAACCTCCCCTTTAAAGTTATTGTTTCATTGGAATTTTTCTTTAAGCGTGGCATATTCATAAATATATTTATGTTAATTAAGGCCTACACTGTATATTGAAACCTGTAGGACATTGGTTAAGACAGAGATAATCTAATATCTCCTAGAGTATTTTTTTAAAGGAGCATTAATTGCGATGGACAATATTTGATTGTGAGAGTCCAGAAGATAAGTTATCACAGACTGGACTACTGACTAATACTTACATTATGAAATGTCTTTGTCCCTGTCTACCTCTCACTGTAGCGCCACTGTGTGTCCCTTGGAGCAAACCTGGCGTCTGTGCACAGCTCTGCGGAGTATCAATTTCTACAGGCAATTGCGGGGTGCAAGACTGGCGGTTTCTCAACTACCTGGATCGGAGGATTTGATGCTGTTCAGGTGGAGTATACtcacagatcagtaatatattgGGTAAACTCATCAATATCTCAAGGGTCACTGATAAAGTCAGATCTCGGTTTGGAAGATCTTATAGATgtactcaacaacaacaaaaaggtcaCTGCAGTATCTATCGGCATACTATTATAATGATAACATGGGATACTGAGACCACACTTCTTCACCACAGGACAGACTATGGTTTTGGAGTGACGGCTCTGAATTTGATTACCAGAACTGGAAGAAAGGAGAGCCCAATAATAGCGGTGGCAGAGAGCCATGTATAGTGATCAACTGGGGAGGTACAGTAGGCCCAGTATCATTCACTGATCCATTCATCAAAtaaagctgacacacacacacacacacacacacacacaccgcaaacACACTATTCTATTGTTGTGTGAACACCTGAGATTATTTGAGAGGTCATTTCTGTGCCGTGTTTCCTTTTAAGATGAATATCGCTGGAACGATATGAACTGTGGAAACAGCTTTCCCTCGGTGTGCTCCAAAAGAATGTGTGAAATCCAGAAAAACTGAAACCAACAATGATCCTCCATAGTGCCAACATCCAACTGAACACTCTTTATGGTAAAGTCAAATATTCAGTAAAGATTATTTGTACTTGTTTTGTTGTTTATTGTCAATAAAACGGGAGTAGACATTGTGTTTTCTCTTTTGAGTCATTATTAAACATGAATGATACTGCCATAATTGTAAGAGGATTCTTAAATGTACAGTCTAGGATCTCAGAGTTTGTTCAAAGAATCATACAAACAATTTCAGTATAAATACCAGGTGAGATAGCCACCAGCTAGCTATTAGTAGCTGCACGTCAACCAGTAGCTGCACGTCAGGACAACCAACTTTAGCAGTTTGCATGAAAAGAGCAGAAACATAGCAACCATAGCAACCTCAAATGAGTTTGAAAAAAAGAGAAGAAGCACTGGTTAATTCATTCATCCAGTCTGAAAATTCCACGAGACTGCGATGAGCCAGCCTTCAGAAAATTCAACCGAACACTTGATACCAAATGTAAAACTCCTGCTGCTGTTAGAGCAAACGGCTTGATTGCTTCGCAAAACTATACCCCACCTCCATCAACCTCCATCAAGGAAATTGAGCAagctgaggagactaaactgctcgGTGTAAccttggattgtaaactgtcggGTCAAAACGTATTGATGCAAAGGTAGCTAAGATGGGCAgcggtctgtccgtaataaagcgctgctctgctttcttgacaaggctatcaacaaaacaagtcctacaggccctagttttgtcacacctggactactgcccagtccAGTGGAGGCTCTGCAGAAGAAGAAtgagaggaccatcctcctcagtcaaatttaattttaaaaaaaaatagtgaaataataaagttatcctttttagattaaactatactaaatacaTTCATATGTCagcaaataattgattaaaacacattgttttgcaatgaaggtctatagcaACAGTACtctctggggtagcaccatggtgtagccggaggacagctatcttctgtcctcctctgggtacattgacttcaatacaaaacctaggcgGCTCGTAGGCCTCAACCCCTTCAAGAGATatacatggtaattatgaccacttccggAGGACGACCTCCATCCAGTCAAAGCTTTTGCAGTATGAACAGACATGCTGTTCATCCAATCATAGGATTAGAATTAGAGAATGAACCTAGTGTGTTGTATTTGGGTTGTGCCGAATACAGGAGATGGAAGAGGTAGATTATaaattgttttcttggttttaGAACTTTATTTTTGTGTCCAGTTGGTTGAAATAAATTGCACTAACTGGTATCAAATGTATAGCTGGTTAACAGGGAGCCTTTCATCATGCAGCGTGCATTGCAGGACTTGCCTGCTTTTTGGAAAGTCTGAAACTTGGGCGAAAGGGGGGTACAGTGACCTGAAGTACATTGATCGTTAGGCTAAATGCCAAAACAAAATCATGGCGCATATAAATGCCCACATCAGATCTAAGCTGGGAAAAAGCTGAATCAATCATGACGAAGGTCTGCGTATTCAAACCTCGCAACACAACGGGAAAGTAAGAAGAAACAGGGATGTTGTCAAGCGGCATATCATAGCTGGAGTTCCAGGGATCGACAGGAAAGGAGTGTTTTGTAAAAAATGCTGTAAAGTGTGAACTAAAGTGTATATTCTTGGTTTGCTGTGTGTCCTACCTGTTGCTCCATTCAGAGCAAAGGCAGCACAGAGCAGCAGAGATATGGTCAACATTGccatggtggtgttgatggtctCCTAAAAACAAGGTACTAGAACAATCAGAGGGCAATAATGCTAGAAACATCCAGAATTCTCTGAAAAACAGCATAACGGCAAAGTAAACAGTTTATTTTGAAATGTACATGAATTGAGGTCTTACCTGTTAATGTGAATCACTGGTACGTTCTGCAGGTTCTGTTAATCTGGAGAAAGAGGAGCACTTTTACACTGTCAGCTACAAATAAATAGCAATTTCAAACAACTGTTAGCTGGTAATGGTGTTCCATAGAGCTGATTTCAGGCGTGTTCAAATTCCAGATATGAATGGCTTTTCATGGCAATGTCCTTTGGAATGTTTACCTATCGTGTG
The DNA window shown above is from Oncorhynchus mykiss isolate Arlee chromosome 18, USDA_OmykA_1.1, whole genome shotgun sequence and carries:
- the LOC118941156 gene encoding ladderlectin-like gives rise to the protein MAMLTISLLLCAAVAMNGATGAKGEDERVVAAENRNQCPTGWFQFGSRCFMFVETARSWPLAERHCVSLGANLASVHSSAEYQFLQAIAGCKTGGFSTTWIGGFDAVQDRLWFWSDGSEFDYQNWKKGEPNNSGGREPCIVINWGDEYRWNDMNCGNSFPSVCSKRMCEIQKN